In Pyrus communis chromosome 15, drPyrComm1.1, whole genome shotgun sequence, the genomic stretch GAGTTCACTCGTTCTCCATGCCTTCCTGAGTTATACTACTTATGAATACAACTTTTATGCATGTTATCTTATAGAAAGTATTCTCTGCATTAGTTGCTAGTGTTTTAATTGTAAACTGTGTGTAGCCATAGTAGACCATGATAAATATGTATTCCTCATTTTAATTGCAGCCAGGGAGAAGGCCATGGTGGTTAATTTAGAATTTATAAAGGCTATAGTTACAGCCGAAGAGGTTTTGTTGCTTGATCCTCTTCGACAGGAGGTTCTTCCATTTGCGGATCAGCTAAGGCAACAACTTCCTCAGAAAAGCCAATCCAGGATACAAGAAGCAAGTCCACTCAGTGAAGAAGATAATGGAATGGATGTTTCATCCGGAAGGCAACGGTTACCTGTTCCCGAGGCCGTTGAAGGTTTGCAGTGTGATCTCCCATTTGAGTTTCAGGTTCTTGAAGTTGCATTAGAAGTTGTCTGTACATATTTGGATTCTAGTGTGGCAGACCTTGAGAGAGAAGCCTACCCTGTCTTAGATGACCTGGCCAGAAATGTTAGCACCAAAAACCTTGAACTCGTGAGGATTTTGAAAAGCAATCTTACTCGTTTGCTTGCACGCGTCCAGAAGGTATGTTTGCTTAATCCTACCTCATGAGTCATTGTTCTCTATATTTGTTCAGATGATTTGCAATGCTGTTTCTTTCGATGATTTGTTGTGCTGTATCTGGTTTCAATCCTTTCCGGCATCATTAACCTGACCCTACTTGGAGTTAAAATGTTTGTCGATTCATAGTTTTTgtgatatttcaaatttttttcttaaacttaaaaatgtttttggagcACTGGTAccttaataatttaaaactatcaAATATTAATACAAAGCAGTAAATCCCAGATTGACATAAATAAACCCTAGTTAAGTGTCTCCACATAATCTGCTTCAAGAATGTTTCATGAATTAGGAATTGAAACACACAGATACATCAATATGTAAAGATTGTGATTTGCTGTGGTGATGCACTCGTAGTATGCCATTCAATTCACTAATAAAAGCATCTTTACCTTCACTCAACATATATTTCTGGTCACCTAGTCACATCAGGTTGGTTATCTGGGATAGATGCTACGGTTGGTTGGCTCAGTCAAAAAATTGAGTCTAGTTGAGAATCATTGTCATCAACTCTTGTTTTGTTGAGTTACTTTTATGTGCGTTTCATATCTGTAGTCACGTGGAAATACAATTGTTCTTTTTATAGCCTTTCCTGCACTCATGCTGCCGTATGAAGAGTAGCTAAGGTTTCTGGCATCTAAAACCTAAACTCTAAATCAAACCTTAGCTTAAGTTTAATGCACAAGTAAACATAGAAGTGTTTACGAAAAGATTCAAATTACGATGTTTATGATGACAGAGTTCCATATTTTCTAGATGCTCATATGGGTAAGTGATGTGAAGGTAAGAATAAATTTTGAAAGCAAGTCATGTTCTGGTGAATAATAAGATATTTATTACTACCCTTCCTGCCTGGTCTCATTTAGACGTGTTCTGGTTTTAGTATTGACTTTGTTAGACAATATAACTGAGTCCTTATGAAGTGAACGACATAAGGAGTTCAGGTTTACTCTATTGAAAATTGAGCAGAGGCAATTTCAAAAGAAGCCCCCTCTGCTCAACTTTGAAGCCCCTGCCCAAGCAACAGTGATCTAATAAAGTAAGTTATATGGATGTTGATTTTGCCATCCCATCAGGTAGATCTAATAAAGTAAGTTATATGGATGTTGATTTTGCCATCCCATCAGGTAGAAATTTCTACCTGATGGGATGGCAAAACCAACATCCCCATCCCATCAGGTAGAAATTTCTACATGATGGGATGGCAAAACCAACGTCCATATAACTTACTTTATTACATCACTGTTGCTTGGGCAGGGGCTCCAAGTTTAGCTGAAAGATGTACATTTATCACGCAGCTTGATAGAATGCTTTTATACTTAGACGTTGGAGGGGAATTGAATTTCAGTCGGACATGTGATTGAGGGTTTGACTGTTTCCAGATATGCAGGACTACAAAGAGAAGTTGATACCTTTTACTATTTGACAATAATGCTATGAAAGGTTTCTGTAAAATGGTTTCGGACATAGGATACATGTTTTATCTGTATGCTACTGTTCAATAGATATATTGCTATTTCTTTTTTAGTAAGAAGCACGTGTCTGTCTGATTTCAGATGAAGGATGAAATCGAAAATTTGTTGGATGACAATGAAGATATGGCACATTTATATTTAACAAGGAAATGGAAGCAGAATCAACAGCCCGAAGATTTGTTGGGGCGTTCTGCGTCAAATAGAATCCCCGCATCCCATCTTCGTCGGCTTGGTTCCACCAGAAGCAGGAGTTTGGTAACCAGTTACTATATGGACCACGATGACGTAGAAGATCTAGAGATGCTGCTTAATGCATATTTTATGCAACTGGATAGAACACGTAACAAGATATTATCTGTGAGTGCCAATTGTTTTGATCTACTATAACAACTTTATACTGAACAACTTAACCTTTTACAAAACAAGCTTTAAATATCAGTTGTCACCATTAGCTTGCGTTTTAATGCAGTTGCATCAACTTAGATGCAGTTCCAGATAACTAATTTAGGTTAGATTTCTTTAATGTTACATATTTTTGCGAGTTCTGTGGTTGCACTTGCTCCTGGAATAATTGGAAGCTTTGGACCTCTTGTGATTCCCAGTCGAAACTAATTTCACTATCATCGGTACATGAGGAATGTCATTTAGAATCCAGTTAGTTGCGCGCATGAAGCATGATTGGTTATTGTGTTAATCTGTCCTTGAATATTGCTCATGTTCTTATCGTGTTCATTGGACGTAGTTGCGGGAGTATATTGATGACACGGAGGATTATGTCAACATACGACTTGACAACCAACGAAATGAACTCATTCAGTTCCAGTTGACATTGAGCATTGCATTGTTTGCGATATCGGTGGAGACTTCGATAGCTGGGGTATTTGGTTTTAACATCTACTGTCCAATATTTAACGTTAATGGGATATTTGTACGGTTTATTGTTGGTATGGTAGCATTTGGCCTGGCTATCTTCTTTCTCATCTACGGGTATGCAAGGTGGAAAAAGCTGCTTGGTACATGAGTCGAGCCTGTCATCTGTTGTAGATAGAGTGTTAGATTCACAAACTGAtttacaaaccctaaaccaatGACTTTGTAAATAAGCTTGTGGTTGCATACGTTGTATGAGCACAAGGAGTTTGTTAGGGACTCCTAAAAGTCTTCCCTTGCTCAATATCATTTGTACCTCTAAATAAGGAACATCTTGTGGGGCCCAATCTACAATAGATTTTGGCGGTTGGACCGTTTAGGGTTAAGGGTTAAGGATATGTGAACTATGTTTCGTTGTTGAAAGAAGAGCAAGTGTACTTGAAGGATTGGTTTGGTATCGATGtgccttttaaaaaaattgtttatgcTATGCTGTTAGAATAAAtaactgtaaaataaagttgttgagtgtttggtaaatattttttttgttgaagtgtttttaacaaaaataaagagtgtttggttaatttttatataaattattgtGAATAATacgttaaatgactaaaaaggaTATAGTATTTAATGTGATACAGTAATTATCAAATAGAAGTGTAGGGGCAacgattgtaattttgtaaaatatgtgagGCTACATTTGtcgtttgaaaattttattaaatgggCACTGATTGCTatgttttgaaaagaaaaaaaaaattagaagcaTGGCAAACCTGCTTATGTTTTTCTATACTTTTCTATTGTCACTGACAgcagtttaaaaaaaaacatttattttttgttttaccaaacacatttgatGCTCTCAAATTTTAATAAGCTGCTTTGTTTAAAAGCACCGCAAGCCAaaactgtaacatcccacatcaccctaggggtgaggatcctgtaagctttatatgtatattatcatctctacctagcacgaggcatttggggaactcactggcttcggattccatcagaacttcgaagttaagcgagttcgcgcgagagcaatcccaggatgggtgacccactgggaagttctcgtgtgagtttccagaaacaaaatagtgagggcgtggtt encodes the following:
- the LOC137718788 gene encoding magnesium transporter MRS2-4-like translates to MGKGPFSFKRSSSSIRRRPKKFIGPPSTVFPSPPQPIRSPSPSNNVNISNNNTNSLSAVVAGVAGGGVKGKKKAGARLWMRFDRFGVSELVECDKNAIIRRTAIPAWDLRILGPVFSHSSSIFAREKAMVVNLEFIKAIVTAEEVLLLDPLRQEVLPFADQLRQQLPQKSQSRIQEASPLSEEDNGMDVSSGRQRLPVPEAVEGLQCDLPFEFQVLEVALEVVCTYLDSSVADLEREAYPVLDDLARNVSTKNLELVRILKSNLTRLLARVQKMKDEIENLLDDNEDMAHLYLTRKWKQNQQPEDLLGRSASNRIPASHLRRLGSTRSRSLVTSYYMDHDDVEDLEMLLNAYFMQLDRTRNKILSLREYIDDTEDYVNIRLDNQRNELIQFQLTLSIALFAISVETSIAGVFGFNIYCPIFNVNGIFVRFIVGMVAFGLAIFFLIYGYARWKKLLGT